The segment aaaaaaaaaaaagaaaacaagaacaattCAAGGTCATGCACAATCAGTAATAAATTAAACTATTAAGGAGCAATCGTGGGCAGGAGAGAAAACAAATCTGAGTCACCGAAGGGAAGAGGGATTCAAAACTACTTAGTGTATTTTGTAGAGAATGAGAAACAAAAATGGTTTCATTATGGCTTTAGGATGGAAGCGCTTTAGGGTCCCTGCCCGGTTCCCTTAAATCAAAGCCTTGGTGGCACTGAGGATACCAGGAATCAACCTAGCCTTCCGCCCACCCGCCCCCATAACCGTGCCCGGTGGTGGCTGTACTCCAGTGGGCCGTGTTCCCCAAGGTTCCTCAAGATGTGGCGCTGGTCACTCCAGTAAATCCATCGTCCAGGCGAGGGGGCGGAGAGAAGAGCCCTTATGGAAGATAGAGGGCAGCCAGGCCTTTCTTGAGCAGGGCAGGGTACATCTTTGGCCCACAGTTCCCCGGGCGGCAGGAGCTTCAAGGTAGGACCTTGGGGCCTGGATAGGGCTCTCCCTCGCACCAGAAGTCGTCGGCCTGTGGTGTCTCCAGGAGCCACACTTCTCGGGGAAGGTCGCAGGCAGAGCCGGAAGCCTCCTTGGGTCTGATGGGCTCCACTACACGGTAATAGTGGCAGTCCCGGCCGTCCTCCGGGTCGTAGGGTGGGGCCAGGATGTCCAGGAAGGCAGCTGGCCCGTCCACGGCATCAATCTGGTGCAGGTTGTCCCGGTGTGGAGTGAGCACGCAGGGCCCACTGGCCTCGGTGTACTCGGCCCGGGAACGCAGCACGCCCGGTCGCACGGCCTCCCGCTCCAAGGGCTGCAGCGGGGGCTCGAACTGCTGCTCTGGCGGCGGCCGCCGATGCCCGGCCCCCGTGTCCAGCTTGTCCATGCAGCTGATGCGGACCGTGCCGTACAGCACCTTGAGCATACCGTGCATGCCCGGGTGGTCGTGCAGCGGGATGCACGTGCCGCTCTTGAGCAGGAACACGCCCAGGCTGAAGCCCTCCGTCTCGTAGATGTGCATGTAGGTGACCGGCGGGAGGTTGCGGGG is part of the Mus musculus strain C57BL/6J chromosome 10 genomic patch of type FIX, GRCm38.p6 PATCHES MG3530_PATCH genome and harbors:
- the Ado gene encoding 2-aminoethanethiol dioxygenase, whose amino-acid sequence is MPRDNMASLIQRIARQACLTFRGSSTGSEGPAPGFPENLSLLKSLLTQVRAEDLNIAPRKALPQPLPRNLPPVTYMHIYETEGFSLGVFLLKSGTCIPLHDHPGMHGMLKVLYGTVRISCMDKLDTGAGHRRPPPEQQFEPPLQPLEREAVRPGVLRSRAEYTEASGPCVLTPHRDNLHQIDAVDGPAAFLDILAPPYDPEDGRDCHYYRVVEPIRPKEASGSACDLPREVWLLETPQADDFWCEGEPYPGPKVLP